The following are from one region of the Halodesulfurarchaeum sp. HSR-GB genome:
- a CDS encoding polymer-forming cytoskeletal protein, whose product MFATDPIDRLTIPDGTEVQEHDLVTDGDVLVGGGSTVEFGLRGQSLVAGERVSFDGDIEMEGDCRLDMWCDVDGNVLVGEDAYLGERVSVTGRLVVGGDLDIGDDVDIEEGFEANGWIVIRNPMPTVVFFMVYLTHLLRIGDTEEAQSLLEELSADPEADPVRIPHNATVSDDVWRVSTPATVGDDCRIHGNIRAEDITVGMDNDVFGSLRARGDIVVGEGTTVHGDVTTRNGDITIEPSATVLGDVSGTDVHLHREADVDGTIRARGAMQLDGKTEREPE is encoded by the coding sequence GTGTTCGCGACCGATCCGATCGACCGGCTCACGATTCCCGACGGCACCGAGGTGCAGGAACACGACCTGGTCACCGACGGGGACGTCCTCGTCGGCGGGGGCAGCACGGTCGAATTCGGGCTGCGCGGCCAGAGTCTGGTGGCCGGCGAGCGGGTCAGCTTCGACGGCGACATCGAGATGGAGGGGGACTGCCGGCTGGACATGTGGTGTGACGTGGACGGCAACGTGCTGGTCGGCGAGGACGCCTACCTGGGCGAACGGGTCTCGGTGACCGGCCGCCTCGTTGTCGGCGGGGACCTGGACATCGGCGACGACGTCGATATCGAGGAGGGCTTCGAGGCCAACGGCTGGATCGTGATCCGCAACCCCATGCCGACGGTCGTCTTCTTCATGGTCTATCTTACACACCTCCTCCGGATCGGCGACACCGAGGAGGCCCAGTCGCTCCTCGAAGAACTGAGTGCCGACCCCGAGGCCGATCCGGTGCGAATTCCCCACAACGCGACGGTGAGCGACGACGTCTGGCGCGTGTCGACCCCGGCGACGGTGGGCGATGACTGCCGAATTCACGGGAACATTCGCGCCGAGGACATCACGGTCGGAATGGACAACGATGTCTTCGGCAGTCTCCGGGCTCGTGGCGACATCGTCGTCGGGGAGGGAACCACCGTCCACGGGGATGTAACGACCCGAAACGGTGACATCACGATCGAGCCATCGGCCACAGTACTCGGCGACGTCTCGGGGACCGACGTGCACCTCCATCGGGAGGCTGACGTGGACGGCACCATCCGGGCCCGCGGGGCCATGCAACTGGACGGCAAGACCGAACGCGAGCCCGAATAA
- a CDS encoding redox-regulated ATPase YchF, with amino-acid sequence MLSLALAGKPNAGKSTFYTAATMAEVDVANYPFTTIDANRGISHVRTRCPCLDLDDRCDNDTCHDGKRYVPVELLDVAGLVPGAHEGRGLGNQFLDELTDADAILNVVDASGGTNAEGEPVEVGSHDPLEDVDFIEREMDLWLASIVDRNWESIQRQSRSPGFDIDEALTEMLTGFGATTADVAASLRELEYPEDPVKWEDEQRENLAREIRARTKPIVVVANKIDVAPTENVEALLNLDRPVVPATAEGEVALRRGVEQGVIDYDPGDEDFEVQSELPEGTQSTLDALTETMAEWDGTGVQAALNTAVYDLLDHRTVFPVQDQTHWTDAKGNVLPDAFLLPTGSTPKDLAYAVHSDIGEGYLHAVDARSNREIGDEYVLEEGDVIKIVSTAN; translated from the coding sequence ATGCTCTCGCTGGCCCTTGCCGGGAAGCCCAACGCCGGCAAGTCCACCTTCTACACGGCCGCCACCATGGCCGAGGTCGACGTGGCGAACTATCCCTTTACCACGATCGACGCGAATCGGGGGATCTCACACGTCCGGACCCGCTGTCCCTGTCTCGATCTGGACGACCGGTGTGACAACGACACCTGTCACGACGGCAAGCGCTACGTGCCGGTCGAACTGCTGGACGTGGCTGGGCTGGTCCCGGGTGCCCACGAGGGACGGGGGCTGGGCAATCAGTTCCTCGACGAATTGACCGACGCCGACGCCATTCTGAACGTCGTCGACGCCTCCGGGGGGACGAACGCGGAGGGTGAGCCGGTCGAAGTGGGAAGCCACGACCCGCTCGAAGACGTGGATTTCATCGAGCGCGAGATGGATCTCTGGCTGGCCTCGATCGTCGATCGAAACTGGGAGTCGATCCAGCGCCAATCGCGATCGCCGGGTTTTGACATCGACGAGGCGCTGACCGAGATGCTCACGGGCTTTGGTGCGACGACTGCCGACGTGGCTGCGAGCCTCCGCGAACTGGAGTACCCCGAGGACCCGGTCAAGTGGGAAGACGAACAGCGTGAAAATCTGGCCCGGGAGATCCGGGCCCGCACCAAGCCCATTGTCGTCGTCGCGAACAAGATCGACGTGGCCCCGACGGAGAACGTCGAGGCACTCCTGAACCTCGATCGACCCGTCGTTCCCGCGACAGCCGAGGGTGAGGTGGCCCTCCGTCGCGGCGTCGAACAGGGTGTCATCGACTACGACCCGGGCGACGAGGACTTCGAGGTCCAGTCCGAACTTCCCGAGGGAACCCAATCGACCCTGGATGCACTTACCGAGACGATGGCCGAATGGGACGGAACCGGGGTCCAGGCGGCCCTGAACACGGCCGTCTACGACTTGCTCGACCATCGGACCGTCTTTCCGGTCCAGGACCAGACCCACTGGACCGACGCCAAAGGGAACGTGCTGCCGGATGCCTTCCTCTTGCCCACGGGATCGACGCCGAAGGACCTCGCTTACGCGGTCCACTCGGACATCGGCGAGGGATATCTGCATGCCGTCGACGCGCGGTCGAATCGCGAAATCGGGGACGAGTACGTCCTCGAAGAGGGCGACGTAATCAAGATCGTCAGTACGGCGAACTGA
- a CDS encoding aminotransferase class I/II-fold pyridoxal phosphate-dependent enzyme: MVEFSGRVESVSISGIREVFEAAGGDAINLGLGQPDFPTPEHAREAATTAIESGAADAYTSNYGTESLRDAIREKHARDNDLELGREQIIATAGGSEALHLALEAHVDAGESVLHPDPGFVSYSALTKLAGGNPVPVPLRDDLTLSPAAVEARITPDTAAVIINSPANPTGAVSPPEDMREFARIADEHDVLVISDEVYEQVLFEGEHRSPMEFAESDNVILINAASKTYSMTGWRLGWVVASERRIERMLRVHQYIQACASAPAQYAAEAALTGPQEPVEEMVAAFRERRDVLLDGLESMGLPVPEPRGAFYVMPKVPDGWVDEVLDRGVVVVPGEAFGEQGAGYARISYATDLETIEEALEIMAAATDAVA; this comes from the coding sequence ATGGTCGAGTTCTCAGGCCGGGTCGAGTCGGTGTCGATCAGCGGCATCCGGGAAGTCTTCGAGGCAGCGGGTGGCGACGCGATCAATCTTGGGCTCGGACAGCCGGACTTTCCAACCCCCGAGCACGCACGCGAGGCTGCGACGACCGCGATCGAGTCGGGGGCGGCCGACGCCTACACCTCGAACTACGGAACCGAGTCGCTACGGGACGCGATCCGCGAGAAACACGCCCGTGACAACGACCTCGAACTCGGTCGCGAGCAGATCATCGCGACTGCAGGGGGCAGCGAAGCGCTCCATCTGGCACTCGAAGCCCACGTCGACGCGGGCGAGTCGGTGCTCCATCCGGACCCGGGATTTGTCTCCTACTCCGCTCTCACGAAACTCGCGGGCGGGAACCCGGTTCCAGTGCCGCTGCGCGATGATCTCACGCTCTCACCGGCGGCCGTCGAAGCGCGGATTACCCCGGATACCGCCGCCGTGATAATCAACAGCCCGGCCAATCCGACCGGGGCCGTGAGTCCGCCCGAGGACATGCGGGAGTTCGCTCGCATCGCGGACGAACACGACGTCCTGGTCATCTCCGATGAGGTCTACGAACAGGTGCTCTTCGAGGGCGAACACCGCTCGCCGATGGAGTTCGCCGAGTCGGACAACGTGATCCTGATCAACGCCGCCTCGAAGACCTACTCCATGACTGGCTGGCGACTCGGCTGGGTCGTGGCGAGCGAGCGCCGGATCGAGCGCATGCTCCGGGTCCACCAGTACATTCAGGCCTGTGCGAGCGCACCGGCCCAGTACGCCGCCGAAGCCGCCCTCACTGGGCCCCAGGAGCCAGTCGAGGAGATGGTCGCGGCGTTCCGGGAGCGAAGAGACGTGTTACTCGACGGGCTGGAATCGATGGGACTCCCCGTCCCCGAACCGCGTGGGGCCTTCTACGTCATGCCAAAGGTACCGGATGGCTGGGTGGACGAGGTTCTCGACCGCGGGGTGGTCGTGGTTCCCGGCGAGGCCTTCGGCGAACAGGGAGCTGGCTATGCACGGATCTCCTATGCGACCGATCTGGAGACGATCGAGGAGGCCCTGGAGATCATGGCGGCGGCAACAGACGCAGTCGCCTGA
- a CDS encoding proteasome-activating nucleotidase Pan1, whose translation MTETVDDVDLPYDEEASQQEKLDVLQERLEVLEAQNEEMRDKLLDANAENNKYQQKLERLSHENKKLKQSPLFVATVQELTDDGVVIKQHGNNQEALTEVTDEMRSELEAGARVAVNNSLSIVKRLDDEADVRAKVMQVEKSPDVGYEDIGGLTEELNEVRETVELPLKNPDLFDTVGIEPPSGVLLHGPPGTGKTLMAKAVANQTDATFIKMAGSELVHKFIGEGAKLVRDLFQVAREHEPAVVFIDEIDAIASKRTDSKTSGDAEVQRTMMQLLSEMDGFEDRGDVRIIAATNRFDMLDRAILRPGRFDRLIEVPLPDEEGREKIFRIHTRNMSVTDDIDFEALARDTEGMSGADIRAICTEAGMFAIRDDRETITLRDFQEAREKLEADSEDDEVSKTFA comes from the coding sequence ATGACTGAAACCGTGGACGACGTCGATCTCCCCTACGACGAGGAGGCCTCCCAGCAGGAGAAACTCGACGTTCTCCAGGAGCGACTCGAAGTCCTCGAAGCGCAGAACGAGGAGATGCGTGACAAACTCCTGGACGCGAACGCCGAGAACAACAAGTACCAGCAGAAACTCGAACGGCTCTCCCACGAGAACAAGAAGCTCAAGCAGTCGCCGCTTTTTGTCGCGACAGTTCAGGAACTGACAGATGACGGCGTCGTCATCAAGCAGCACGGCAACAACCAGGAAGCACTCACCGAGGTCACCGACGAGATGCGCTCCGAACTGGAGGCGGGCGCTCGGGTCGCGGTGAACAACTCCCTCTCGATCGTGAAGCGCCTGGACGACGAGGCCGACGTGCGGGCCAAGGTGATGCAGGTCGAGAAGAGCCCGGACGTGGGCTATGAAGACATCGGCGGCCTCACCGAGGAACTCAACGAGGTCCGAGAGACCGTCGAACTGCCGCTCAAGAACCCGGATCTGTTCGATACGGTCGGGATCGAGCCCCCGAGTGGCGTGTTGCTCCACGGCCCGCCCGGCACGGGGAAGACCCTGATGGCCAAGGCGGTGGCAAACCAGACCGACGCGACCTTCATCAAGATGGCCGGGTCGGAACTGGTCCACAAGTTCATCGGTGAAGGGGCGAAACTCGTCCGGGACCTCTTCCAGGTCGCCCGCGAGCACGAACCAGCCGTGGTCTTCATCGACGAGATCGACGCGATCGCCTCCAAGCGGACGGACTCGAAGACCTCCGGGGACGCCGAGGTCCAGCGGACGATGATGCAACTGCTCTCGGAGATGGACGGCTTCGAGGACCGCGGGGACGTCCGGATCATCGCCGCGACGAACCGCTTTGACATGCTCGACCGGGCCATCCTGCGCCCCGGCCGGTTCGACCGCCTGATCGAGGTGCCCCTGCCCGACGAGGAGGGCCGGGAGAAGATCTTCCGGATCCACACCCGGAACATGTCCGTCACCGATGACATCGACTTCGAGGCACTCGCCCGGGATACCGAGGGCATGTCCGGCGCTGACATCCGGGCGATCTGCACGGAGGCCGGGATGTTCGCGATCCGCGACGATCGGGAGACGATCACGCTCCGGGACTTCCAAGAAGCCCGGGAGAAGTTAGAGGCCGACAGCGAGGACGACGAGGTCTCGAAGACTTTCGCCTGA
- a CDS encoding methyltransferase RsmF C-terminal domain-like protein produces MSRDNRSDTFERLPETDDTRVVEGRPTREEVCDYWTDRFGVPESTFDGYSFWEKGAGRIWVLNHELQGPVQIEALGLPILRTRQEFWKPTTDATLRFGSHATKNVLELDRDAAKRFLAGEDLEREWDGDWGYLIVTHQIAGESEPIGVGRYTYGTLQSMIPKGRRRTF; encoded by the coding sequence ATGAGCCGGGACAACCGGAGTGACACCTTCGAACGGTTGCCCGAAACGGACGACACGCGGGTCGTCGAGGGACGACCAACCCGTGAGGAAGTCTGTGACTACTGGACAGATCGGTTCGGCGTCCCCGAGTCGACCTTCGACGGGTACTCGTTCTGGGAGAAGGGGGCGGGCCGGATCTGGGTGCTCAACCACGAGCTCCAGGGCCCGGTTCAGATCGAGGCGCTGGGACTGCCGATCCTTCGGACACGCCAGGAGTTCTGGAAGCCGACCACGGACGCCACGCTCCGATTCGGCTCACACGCCACCAAGAACGTGCTCGAACTCGACCGCGACGCGGCAAAGCGGTTTCTCGCCGGCGAGGACCTGGAGCGTGAGTGGGACGGTGACTGGGGCTATCTGATCGTGACCCACCAGATCGCCGGCGAAAGCGAACCCATCGGCGTCGGCCGCTACACCTACGGCACGCTCCAGTCGATGATCCCGAAGGGACGACGACGCACGTTCTGA
- a CDS encoding MFS transporter — translation MGSSGVTVRHNLLGPIGLLVTGWLLWLFIGAWAITPSSVLPLVMDAFEIQETAASWVITAPQIAALLAGLPVGMLLDRFDRGHSVLLSVVLLLAVGLVNTVLAARGEYHALLGTRVLGGFGLVTIWIAQTAMITQAFPAHREATAVGLFVTGYPAGYAFGQFTGPLIASVLDWTATFGVYAVVGFLFGLAFWLIDRGVDTTAAGTDSPTRSDLRRAVTNRGVWGVGLLSMLSYMIYMIFNSWMPTYLASSFEISLARSGFYTALFPAIGILARPGGGYLSERVFGGRSRPVIGISLFGAGIVAALMGVSSTLTLMVAGLVVAGFIVQLQFGLLYTLVQRYVPRKVGGTAVSVVSAVGWLGTFVGPPIVGAVIEGTGTYIAVFGAAVALSVGGLLTVLALSEPAVR, via the coding sequence ATGGGATCGTCCGGTGTCACCGTCCGTCACAATCTCCTCGGCCCGATCGGTCTGCTGGTTACCGGCTGGCTGCTCTGGCTGTTTATCGGCGCGTGGGCGATTACTCCCTCCAGCGTGCTGCCCCTGGTGATGGACGCGTTCGAAATCCAAGAGACAGCCGCGTCCTGGGTCATCACGGCCCCCCAGATCGCGGCACTTCTCGCCGGCCTCCCCGTCGGCATGCTCCTGGACCGGTTCGATCGGGGTCACAGTGTCCTCCTCTCGGTTGTCCTCTTGTTGGCCGTCGGACTGGTCAACACTGTACTTGCGGCCCGCGGCGAGTACCATGCACTGCTCGGAACTCGTGTGCTAGGTGGATTCGGCCTGGTCACGATCTGGATCGCCCAGACGGCGATGATCACCCAGGCTTTTCCCGCCCACCGGGAAGCGACGGCGGTCGGCCTGTTCGTCACGGGCTATCCAGCCGGCTACGCCTTCGGGCAGTTCACCGGACCGCTGATCGCCAGTGTACTCGACTGGACGGCCACGTTCGGTGTCTATGCCGTCGTTGGATTTCTCTTCGGACTCGCGTTCTGGTTGATCGACCGCGGGGTCGACACCACAGCCGCCGGAACCGATTCGCCGACGCGATCTGACCTCCGGCGAGCCGTCACGAACCGGGGCGTTTGGGGTGTCGGGCTCCTCTCGATGCTCTCCTACATGATCTATATGATCTTCAACAGCTGGATGCCGACCTACCTCGCGAGTAGTTTCGAGATCAGTCTGGCCCGGAGTGGGTTTTACACCGCCCTCTTTCCCGCGATCGGCATTCTGGCCAGACCGGGCGGTGGCTATCTCTCGGAACGGGTTTTCGGCGGTCGCTCCCGTCCAGTCATCGGAATTTCCCTGTTCGGGGCGGGTATCGTCGCCGCATTGATGGGCGTGAGTTCGACCCTCACGCTCATGGTCGCTGGCCTGGTCGTCGCCGGGTTCATCGTCCAACTCCAGTTCGGGCTGCTCTACACGCTGGTCCAGCGCTACGTGCCCCGAAAAGTCGGCGGAACGGCGGTCTCGGTGGTCAGTGCCGTCGGTTGGCTGGGAACGTTCGTCGGCCCGCCGATCGTCGGTGCCGTCATCGAAGGCACTGGAACCTACATCGCGGTGTTCGGGGCGGCCGTCGCGCTCTCCGTCGGTGGATTGCTCACGGTACTCGCCCTGAGCGAACCGGCAGTTCGCTGA
- a CDS encoding proteasome assembly chaperone family protein — protein MGTVVLDQELDLDRPTLIEGLPGVGLVGKIATDHLIEELDMDEVGYVDCDGLPKIAIYGDGKHAVTSPVRLYADEKRDLLALQSDIPVSRQAAPGFAEILVDWVVEVDALPLFLSGLPQEETDPTVQPSLFGVASGEAETHLTANDIDPPDERGAIGGPTGALMNRTSHTDVDACGLIVESDPQFPDPAAAQTLITRGIEPIADVSVPTEDLVERAEDIREQKETLAKRMQQAGEEESTQAQPLRMYQ, from the coding sequence ATGGGTACTGTTGTACTTGACCAGGAGTTGGACCTCGACCGGCCGACGCTCATCGAGGGGCTCCCCGGGGTGGGACTGGTTGGGAAGATCGCGACCGACCACCTGATCGAGGAACTGGACATGGACGAGGTGGGCTATGTCGACTGTGATGGCCTGCCGAAAATCGCCATATACGGGGACGGGAAACACGCGGTGACCTCGCCAGTCCGGCTCTACGCCGACGAGAAACGTGACCTCCTCGCGCTGCAGAGTGACATCCCGGTCTCCCGGCAGGCCGCGCCCGGGTTCGCCGAGATCCTCGTCGACTGGGTGGTCGAGGTGGACGCGTTGCCGCTCTTTCTCAGTGGACTACCCCAGGAGGAGACCGATCCGACGGTCCAGCCGTCCCTGTTCGGCGTGGCGTCTGGCGAGGCCGAGACCCACCTCACGGCCAACGACATCGACCCGCCGGACGAACGGGGCGCCATCGGTGGCCCGACTGGGGCCCTGATGAACCGAACCAGTCACACGGACGTGGACGCCTGTGGATTGATCGTCGAGAGCGACCCGCAGTTCCCCGATCCGGCCGCTGCCCAGACGCTCATCACACGTGGGATCGAACCGATCGCGGACGTGTCAGTCCCGACCGAGGATCTCGTCGAACGGGCCGAAGACATCCGGGAACAGAAAGAGACCCTGGCAAAACGGATGCAACAGGCCGGCGAGGAGGAGAGCACCCAGGCGCAGCCGCTTCGGATGTACCAGTAG
- the mre11 gene encoding DNA double-strand break repair protein Mre11, with protein MTRVIHTGDTHLGYRQYHLPERRADFLAAFRQVIEDAVDAGVDAVVHAGDLFNDRRPGLIDLRETISVLETLRAAEIPFLAVVGNHEDARDGQWIDLFEQLGLATHLDADGTVIGDTAFYGLDYVPRARRDALDYEFEPRSVPHAALVSHGRFKPFPHGDWDLETVLTEATLEFDAALLGDDHVPDRKRVAGAWAAYCGSTERASASERDPRGYNIVTFDDGVSITRRDLDTREFVFIDVELAPSERAAIVKERIREAKVEDAVVIVTIEGEGETIPPAEIEAVGEEAGALVTRVNDRRELDSEAEAAVSFADPDEAVTERVREMGLSDVARSIEGFVRDDSLAQSNLRDRVSETVTDRLDDPGAFEPAEAESPDSADRDGSPAVDSDDSKSAARQATKNATMEEFL; from the coding sequence ATGACTCGGGTCATACACACGGGAGACACCCACCTCGGATACCGCCAGTACCACCTCCCGGAACGACGGGCGGACTTCCTCGCAGCCTTTCGGCAGGTGATCGAGGACGCGGTCGATGCCGGGGTCGACGCCGTCGTCCACGCAGGGGACCTCTTCAACGACCGCCGGCCGGGCCTGATCGACCTCCGGGAGACGATCTCGGTTCTGGAGACCCTTCGAGCCGCGGAGATTCCGTTTCTCGCCGTCGTCGGTAACCACGAGGACGCCCGGGACGGCCAGTGGATCGACCTCTTCGAGCAACTCGGTCTTGCGACCCACCTCGACGCCGACGGGACTGTGATCGGTGACACCGCCTTCTACGGCCTTGACTACGTTCCACGGGCCAGACGGGACGCTCTCGATTACGAGTTCGAGCCCCGGTCGGTGCCACACGCCGCACTTGTCTCTCACGGCCGGTTCAAACCGTTTCCCCACGGTGACTGGGACCTCGAAACGGTCCTCACCGAAGCGACACTGGAGTTCGACGCTGCGCTTCTGGGAGACGATCACGTCCCGGACCGGAAACGCGTCGCGGGGGCGTGGGCGGCCTACTGTGGCTCGACCGAACGGGCCAGCGCCTCGGAACGTGACCCCCGGGGGTACAACATCGTCACGTTCGACGACGGGGTCTCGATCACTCGGCGGGACCTGGACACCCGGGAATTCGTCTTCATCGACGTCGAACTCGCGCCATCGGAGCGTGCCGCGATCGTAAAAGAGCGGATCCGAGAAGCAAAGGTCGAAGACGCCGTGGTCATCGTTACCATCGAAGGCGAGGGCGAGACGATCCCGCCAGCCGAGATCGAGGCCGTGGGCGAGGAAGCCGGGGCGCTCGTCACTCGCGTGAACGACCGTCGGGAACTGGACTCGGAGGCCGAAGCCGCTGTCTCCTTCGCCGATCCCGACGAGGCCGTCACAGAGCGAGTGCGTGAGATGGGGCTCTCCGACGTGGCCCGGTCCATTGAGGGATTCGTTCGCGATGACAGCCTGGCACAGAGCAACCTCCGGGATCGTGTCTCCGAAACCGTCACTGATCGACTGGACGACCCTGGAGCGTTCGAACCGGCCGAGGCCGAGTCGCCAGATTCGGCGGACCGTGATGGCAGCCCCGCGGTCGATAGCGACGACTCGAAATCGGCGGCGAGACAGGCCACCAAAAACGCCACCATGGAGGAGTTCCTGTGA
- a CDS encoding nucleotide exchange factor GrpE: MSETEESPEEPTVEDGENSTETESLAGEDLVAAVAAHDEKLAESVGDLVDRVATLEDELETVESELETAEERLEHTRADFKNYKERAKRRQEEIKERATEDLVERLLEVRDNLGRALDEESGDTESLRDGVDLTRKQFDRVLTEENVERIEPEVGADVDAQRHEVMMRVESDAPTDTVASVYRPGYEMAGKILRPAQITVSAGSEGDAAEDGESSE, translated from the coding sequence ATGAGCGAGACCGAGGAATCCCCGGAGGAGCCCACCGTCGAGGACGGGGAGAATTCGACCGAAACTGAATCTCTTGCGGGCGAGGATCTCGTCGCGGCAGTCGCCGCACACGACGAAAAGCTGGCCGAATCGGTCGGCGATCTGGTCGACCGGGTAGCGACGCTGGAAGACGAATTGGAAACAGTCGAGTCGGAACTCGAAACCGCCGAGGAACGACTCGAACACACCAGAGCGGATTTCAAGAACTACAAGGAGCGGGCCAAGCGTCGCCAGGAGGAGATCAAAGAGCGGGCGACCGAGGATCTGGTCGAACGGCTGCTAGAAGTTCGAGACAACCTCGGGCGCGCACTCGACGAGGAGTCCGGCGACACCGAGTCGCTCCGTGACGGGGTCGATCTGACCCGAAAGCAGTTCGATCGGGTACTGACCGAAGAGAACGTCGAACGCATCGAACCGGAGGTCGGCGCGGACGTCGACGCCCAGCGGCACGAGGTCATGATGCGAGTCGAGAGTGACGCGCCGACGGACACCGTGGCCTCGGTCTACCGACCCGGCTACGAGATGGCGGGGAAGATCCTCCGACCGGCCCAGATCACCGTTTCAGCGGGTAGCGAAGGGGACGCCGCCGAGGACGGGGAATCGTCGGAGTAG
- a CDS encoding RsmB/NOP family class I SAM-dependent RNA methyltransferase → MEPLQRYEPLIPDFDAFLDALHEPLPTTVRVNTIRATPERVIKALQDEGIETTRRAHDETLLEVDTDKPGNTWPYVHGWIHGQEEVSTLPPRILDPQPGETVWAAAAAPGGKATQLAALMDDRGLVIGNDDNLGRLSALRANADRLGVTSMAVTNQDARNYSFKPLGIESVDRALVDAPCTCEGTVRKNPDALDEAGPGASRGLANIQRDILERAVQATRPGGTVVYSTCTFAPEENEAVVDAVLDSTDATVIDFESPLPAEPGVSAWEGTEYDPAVTKTKRYYPHQTDTGGFYVAKLEVNA, encoded by the coding sequence ATGGAACCCCTGCAGCGCTACGAGCCACTCATACCGGACTTCGACGCCTTTCTCGACGCCCTGCACGAGCCACTCCCGACGACGGTGCGGGTGAACACCATCAGGGCGACACCCGAACGGGTTATTAAAGCTCTGCAGGATGAGGGAATCGAGACGACACGGCGGGCCCACGACGAGACGCTCCTCGAGGTCGACACGGACAAACCCGGGAACACCTGGCCGTACGTCCACGGCTGGATTCACGGCCAGGAGGAGGTTTCGACGCTGCCGCCCCGTATTCTCGACCCCCAGCCGGGAGAGACTGTCTGGGCGGCGGCGGCCGCTCCCGGTGGGAAGGCCACCCAACTCGCGGCGCTGATGGACGATCGGGGACTCGTGATCGGAAACGACGACAACCTGGGCCGACTCTCGGCACTCAGGGCCAACGCCGACCGGTTGGGGGTCACGTCGATGGCCGTGACCAACCAGGACGCCCGGAACTACTCGTTCAAACCACTCGGCATCGAGTCGGTAGATCGGGCCCTGGTCGACGCCCCCTGTACCTGTGAGGGCACCGTCAGGAAGAACCCGGACGCGCTGGACGAGGCCGGTCCGGGAGCCAGTCGGGGGCTCGCGAACATCCAACGGGACATCCTCGAACGGGCTGTGCAGGCCACCAGGCCGGGCGGCACGGTCGTCTACTCGACCTGCACGTTCGCCCCCGAGGAGAACGAGGCGGTCGTGGATGCCGTTCTGGACTCGACCGACGCGACGGTCATCGATTTCGAGAGTCCACTACCGGCAGAACCCGGCGTGAGCGCCTGGGAGGGAACCGAGTACGACCCTGCCGTCACGAAGACAAAACGGTATTACCCCCACCAGACGGACACCGGCGGGTTCTACGTCGCCAAACTGGAGGTGAATGCATGA
- a CDS encoding DUF5800 family protein — MTVLSFDKDGVDVVYQATEFRMERALIEEATGTDFRDVTDHEVLKLVEPDPDLTGEPRRIGDILQAKNSTN; from the coding sequence ATGACCGTTTTATCCTTCGACAAAGACGGCGTGGACGTCGTCTATCAGGCCACCGAGTTCCGCATGGAGCGGGCCCTCATCGAGGAGGCGACCGGGACGGACTTCAGGGACGTGACCGACCACGAGGTCCTCAAACTCGTGGAGCCGGACCCGGATCTCACTGGTGAACCGCGGCGAATCGGTGACATCCTCCAGGCGAAAAACAGCACAAATTAA